A section of the Drosophila sechellia strain sech25 chromosome 3L, ASM438219v1, whole genome shotgun sequence genome encodes:
- the LOC6616465 gene encoding uncharacterized protein LOC6616465 yields MFQNSAARLLVPAMRSAMQSRCQSVVSGPPTQRISTAEKVILGGGMCAASLFIPAWVLYHIRDYKGDK; encoded by the exons ATGTTCCAAAACAGCGCTGCCCGCCTCCTGGTCCCCGCTATGCGTAGCGCCATGCAGAGCCGTTGCCAGTCGGTCGTCTCTGGACCTCCGACCCAGCGCATCTCCACCGCC GAGAAGGTGATCCTCGGCGGCGGCATGTGCGCTGCATCCTTGTTCATTCCCGCCTGGGTGCTCTACCACATCCGGGACTACAAGGGCGACAAGTAA